GGCCAAGGTGTTTGTGTACATGGGCCAGTCTCTGGTGCGCACCTATTACGTACCGAAAAACCGCAGCGGTAACCTGTGGACCGTGTTCCGCATGACCGGCAGTGGCGACTTCCAGGACATCAACAATTTCAGTGGCGTGACGGTTGACGCGCCTAACGTGCTCAACGAAGTCAAACCGTTGCTGGATGACAGCGTGGCGGTCACGGCTGTGGCTGTCAGCTCTTCCGCACAGGCCGATGCGAAGCGTCTGAACCTGCAAGGTGAAGCGGCCTACCAGGCTGGCAAGCTCGACCAGGCGATTGACCTGTTCCGCCAGGCTATCGACCTGGACAATGGCTTCGGTAAGGCTTACGGCAACCTCGGTCTTGCCTATCAGAAGGCCGGCAACACCGCCGAGTCGATCTGGGCCAACCGCAAGGCCATCGCCCTGGCGACTGGCGCGAATGCAGCGACCGTGCGCGCAGGCGCCTATTACAACATTGCGCGGATTTACGAAGCGGCGGGGCAGTTCTCGGATGCCTTGCGTCATTACCAGTTGGCGAAAGAGCAGAAGGCCAACCCGGTGTATGACACGGCGATTGAGCGCGTGCAAAACCGCTGATTCCGGTTTAACACAGCAGTAAAAGTGTGGGAGCGGGCTTGCCCGCGATGGCGGTGGTTCAGTTGATACTTGGGTCGACTGATACACCGTCATCGCCGGCAAGCCAGCTCCCACATTTGGTTTGTATTCTTCTCACAAAATCGAGTGAACAATCCTACTTCGGCCCAAGGCCATCCCCCAGCCTGTGTATCATCCTGTCTCTTTTTTCCTTGCGACCTTTCTCGATTCGCTGAGCGTGCTGGTCTATGTTTTGGGCTCGTTCAGCGGTCAATGGAGTGACAGCTTATGCACAACACCCTCCAACAGGTCTTTGGTTATCCACAGTTTCGTTTGGGCCAGGAAGAAACGGTCAGCGCCGTGCTGGCCGGTCGTTCGGCCGCCGCTATCTTTCCTACCGGCTCGGGCAAGTCGTTGTGTTATCAGCTGTCCGCAGTGCTGCTGCCGCACCTGACACTGGTGGTGTCGCCGTTGTTGGCGTTGATGCAGGACCAGCTGGGTTTCCTGCAGCGCCACGGTATTTCGGCGGGCAGTATCGATTCGGCGCAGAGCCGCGAAGACGCCAATGACGTTATGGCCCGTGCGCGTTCGGGCGAGTTGAAAATCCTGATGATTTCCGTGGAGCGTTTGAAGAACGAGCGCTTCCGTAACTTCCTGCAAAGCGTGCAGATCTCGCTGCTGGTGGTGGATGAGGCGCACTGTATTTCCGAGTGGGGCCACAACTTCCGTCCGGATTATTTGAAGCTGCCGGACTACCAGCGCCAGTTCAATATCCCACAAGCCTTGCTGCTAACGGCTACGGCCACGCCCAAGGTGATTGCCGACATGCAGGCCAAGTTCGCCATTGCACCGGAGGATGTGATCACCACGGGCTTCTACCGGCCCAATCTCAACCTGCTGGTAGAGCCGGTGAGCGGCCACGACAAACGTCGGCGACTGGTCGAATGGATGAGCGAGCGCGCTAACCAGCCGAGCATCGTCTACGTCACCCTGCAGAAAACCGCCGAGCAGATTGCCGAACACTTGAACCGCAACGGCATCCAGGCCGAGGCCTATCACGCCGGTTTGCCCCACGATAAACGCGAGGGCATCCAGCAGCGCTTTATGGGCGGGCGTTCCAATTGCATCGTCGCCACCATCGCATTCGGTATGGGCATCGATAAAAGTGACATCCGCAATGTGGTGCACTTCGACTTGCCTAAATCCATCGAGAACTACAGCCAGGAAATTGGCCGCGCCGGGCGTGACGGGCAGCCGTCCGATTGCCTGGTGCTGGCCAACCGCGACAGCCTCAATGTGCTGGAAAATTTTGTGTATGGCGACACGCCGGAGCAGGAGGGCATTCTGCGGGTGCTCAATGAGTTGCAGGCGGCGCGGGGCGATGGGCAATGGGAGTTCTTGCTGAGGTCACTGTCAGACCACAGCAACATCCGCGAACTGCCGCTGAAGACTCTGCTGGTGCAGTTGGAGCTCAAGGGAGTGATTGCGCCGCGCTACGCGTTTTATGCCGAATACCGCTTCAAGTACCTGATTGAACCCGAGGCCTTGCTGGCGCGCTTTTCCGGTGAACGGCAGCAGTTTGTCGCGGCCATTATCCAGGTGTGCAACCGCGCCAGGACTTGGGCGACCGTGGATTTCGACGCGTTGTACCAGCAACACAATGCTGAGCGTGGCCGGGTGGTGAAAGCGCTGGATTACTTCCAGGAACAAGGCTTGATCGAACTGGAAAGCAAGCAGATGACCGAGGTCTACAGCGTGTTGAACGCCGATTTTGACCCGCAGGCGTTGAGCGCCGAGTTATACACAGGCTTCAAGCAACACGAGGTCGGTGAGGTGGCGCGGATTCACGCCATGCTTGATCTTTTCGCCACCGAACATTGCCTTGGGCAGCGTCTGGCCAAGTACTTTGGTGATGAGCAGGCACCCCAGCGTTGCGGGCAGTGTTCGGTGTGCCATGGCCAGGTTGCACACTTGCCGCCGCCGCC
The sequence above is a segment of the Pseudomonas sp. R76 genome. Coding sequences within it:
- a CDS encoding tetratricopeptide repeat protein: MGLLRVASAVSLCAMAFSVQAEQLPIEVLSAVVKDQKIADAEVLLQRNGAQNVVGRTNAQGQVTLTSEAADDASNLLIIKKPGYSNLVVKCPCAGMTYAISPVMENLDGLRVVLTWGKTPEDLDSHMIFPGNNIFFGNQKGTDAELDVDDTDSYGPETITLQKKHYGESYVYAVHDFTNSGNPGSRQLSNSEAKVFVYMGQSLVRTYYVPKNRSGNLWTVFRMTGSGDFQDINNFSGVTVDAPNVLNEVKPLLDDSVAVTAVAVSSSAQADAKRLNLQGEAAYQAGKLDQAIDLFRQAIDLDNGFGKAYGNLGLAYQKAGNTAESIWANRKAIALATGANAATVRAGAYYNIARIYEAAGQFSDALRHYQLAKEQKANPVYDTAIERVQNR
- a CDS encoding RecQ family ATP-dependent DNA helicase, which translates into the protein MHNTLQQVFGYPQFRLGQEETVSAVLAGRSAAAIFPTGSGKSLCYQLSAVLLPHLTLVVSPLLALMQDQLGFLQRHGISAGSIDSAQSREDANDVMARARSGELKILMISVERLKNERFRNFLQSVQISLLVVDEAHCISEWGHNFRPDYLKLPDYQRQFNIPQALLLTATATPKVIADMQAKFAIAPEDVITTGFYRPNLNLLVEPVSGHDKRRRLVEWMSERANQPSIVYVTLQKTAEQIAEHLNRNGIQAEAYHAGLPHDKREGIQQRFMGGRSNCIVATIAFGMGIDKSDIRNVVHFDLPKSIENYSQEIGRAGRDGQPSDCLVLANRDSLNVLENFVYGDTPEQEGILRVLNELQAARGDGQWEFLLRSLSDHSNIRELPLKTLLVQLELKGVIAPRYAFYAEYRFKYLIEPEALLARFSGERQQFVAAIIQVCNRARTWATVDFDALYQQHNAERGRVVKALDYFQEQGLIELESKQMTEVYSVLNADFDPQALSAELYTGFKQHEVGEVARIHAMLDLFATEHCLGQRLAKYFGDEQAPQRCGQCSVCHGQVAHLPPPPSLPPLVDKNFMGLCGDFIHRHHEHTGSLPGAERLTRFLGGISVPLFTKLKARGIPGFAALEDYPYAEVREWAEAHLNDL